Below is a window of Myxococcus xanthus DNA.
GAGCGGGCCATCCTCCTCTACCCTCCGGGGCTGGACTACGTGGCCGCCTTCCTGGGCTGCCTCTACGCCAACGTCATCGCCGTTCCGGCCTACCCGCCCGACATCAGCCGCCTCAACCGCTCACTGCCGCGGCTCCAGGCGATCCTCACCGATGCCCGGGCATCCATCGTGCTCACCACCGAGATGATTCTCTCGCTGGTCGACTCGC
It encodes the following:
- a CDS encoding AMP-binding protein, with translation MLLASAREEAPWSPTLLHCLRHRASTQPDAIAYTFVGDDASDETRISYRELDRRARAIAASLQRMDAAGERAILLYPPGLDYVAAFLGCLYANVIAVPAYPPDISRLNRSLPRLQAILTDARASIVLTTEMILSLVDS